One window from the genome of Cryptomeria japonica chromosome 6, Sugi_1.0, whole genome shotgun sequence encodes:
- the LOC131040438 gene encoding gibberellic acid methyltransferase 2 yields the protein MENEVKPGERENENSFAQQHEILHMYPGNGDESYAANSTRQRYVFHVLQPLFQAATEKLTFPKEGPIRIADLGCATGLNTILNVNFVVRTLRNLCNGTTVPEFQAFFSDLPSNDFNGLFNLMEGPKQPYFVAGVPGSFYHVLFPSSSIHVCFSIMALHWISQVPEAVLLKDSPFYNRGRVWINRGREEVADIYYKQSQKDLSAFMRCRAEEMAAGGVLFLCLMGRPDTSHPAQQVSMGSEFCGQDFEDAWDDLVKEGIISMDLRDSFNLPWYFPNAIELREAVEKSGSFDIERLEVCEGVPCMSEEEFVEWTKDPAMFAKDKVNLVKSFIGCLVEAHIGIKCADDLFKRFHQRAEALFHTCPPSRFVTCTVASLIRK from the exons ATGGAGAATGAGGTCAAGCCAGGTGAGAGAGAAAATGAGAATTCTTTTGCCCAACAACATGAAATTCTCCATATGTATCCAGGAAATGGTGATGAAAGTTATGCAGCAAACTCTACAAGACAGAGGTATGTTTTCCATGTACTGCAACCATTGTTTCAAGCAGCCACTGAGAAGCTCACATTCCCCAAGGAGGGTCCTATTAGGATTGCAGATCTTGGGTGTGCTACTGGTCTCAACACCATATTAAATGTAAATTTTGTTGTGAGGACACTGAGAAATCTCTGCAATGGAACAACAGTGCCAGAATTCCAAGCTTTCTTCTCTGATTTGCCATCCAATGATTTCAATGGGCTGTTCAATCTGATGGAAGGACCCAAACAACCATATTTTGTTGCTGGGGTGCCTGGATCCTTCTACCATGTCCTTTTTCCCAGCTCAAGCATTCATGTATGCTTCTCTATAATGGCCCTCCATTGGATTTCACAG GTTCCTGAGGCTGTGCTGCTTAAAGATTCTCCCTTTTACAACAGAGGAAGAGTGTGGATCAACAGAGGGAGAGAGGAGGTTGCAGATATCTATTATAAGCAATCTCAGAAAGATCTCTCAGCTTTCATGAGATGCAGAGCAGAGGAGATGGCAGCAGGAGGTGTGCTGTTTTTATGCTTGATGGGAAGACCAGACACTTCCCACCCTGCACAACAAGTTTCAATGGGCAGTGAGTTTTGTGGTCAGGACTTTGAAGATGCATGGGATGATCTTGTCAAAGAG GGCATTATCAGTATGGATTTGAGAGACTCCTTCAATCTTCCATGGTATTTCCCAAATGCAATTGAGTTGAGAGAAGCAGTAGAGAAAAGTGGCAGTTTTGATATTGAGAGATTGGAAGTGTGTGAAGGGGTGCCATGCATGTCTGAGGAGGAATTTGTAGAGTGGACTAAAGATCCAGCTATGTTTGCAAAGGATAAGGTTAATCTGGTTAAAAGTTTTATAGGGTGTTTAGTTGAGGCCCATATTGGCATCAAGTGTGCAGATGACTTATTTAAGAGGTTTCACCAGAGAGCTGAAGCACTTTTCCACACTTGTCCACCTTCAAGATTTGTCACCTGTACTGTTGCCTCCCTTATTAGAAAATAG